A window of the Cynocephalus volans isolate mCynVol1 chromosome 10, mCynVol1.pri, whole genome shotgun sequence genome harbors these coding sequences:
- the TVP23C gene encoding Golgi apparatus membrane protein TVP23 homolog C, which produces MLQQDSNDDTEDVSLFDAEEETTNRPKKSKIRHPVASFFHLFFRVSAIIVYLLCELLSSSFIACMVTIILLLSCDFWAVKNVTGRLMVGLRWWNHIDEDGKSHWVFESRKASSQENKSVSEAESRIFWLGLVACPVLWVIFAFSALFSFRVKWLAVVIMGVVLQGANLYGYIRCKVGSRKNLTSLATSYLGKQFLRQNTGEDQSS; this is translated from the exons ATGTTGCAGCAG GACAGTAATGATGACACTGAAGATGTTTCGCTGTTTGATGCAGAAGAGGAGACAACCAATAgaccaaaaaaatccaaaatcag ACATCCAGTGGcatcatttttccatttattctttcgAGTCAGTGCAATTATAGTCTATCTTCTCTGTGAATTGCTCAGCAGCAGCTTTATTGCCTGCATGGTGACAATTATCTTGTTGTTGTCATGTGACTTTTGGGCAGTTAAG AATGTCACAGGTAGACTAATGGTTGGCCTACGTTGGTGGAATCATATTGATGAAGATGGAAAGAGCCACTGGGTGTTTGAGTCCAGGAAG GCATCTTCTCAAGAGAATAAAAGTGTTTCAGAGGCTGAGTCTAGAATCTTTTGGCTAGGACTTGTTGCCTGTCCAGTGCTGTGGGTGATATTTGCCTTCAGTGCTCTCTTCTCCTTCAGAGTGAAGTGGTTG GCAgtggttatcatgggtgtggtgcTACAAGGTGCCAACCTATATGGTTACATCAGATGTAAAGTGGGCAGCAGAAAGAATTTAACCAGCTTGGCTACCTCGTATCTTGGAAAGCAGTTTTTAAGACAA aaCACTGGAGAAGATCAGAGTTCCTGA